The following coding sequences lie in one Streptomyces xiamenensis genomic window:
- a CDS encoding MFS transporter, protein MPTAAATKVSATADPALVQAPSPHPKPTPAPTTTATVPATRTPAAAPVPRLRVNLALFALGVATFALLFSTQALLPDLATAFSVAPGQASWTISATTIALAAAVLPLSALSERFGRQQLMTVSVAVAVALALVIPFAPDLTTLIALRTLQGAAIAGIPASAVAYLSEELDARSTVGAVGLFIAGNSVGGMLGRILTGWVAEGWGWRAALAAVAVLALAAAVLYRLLLPRARNFTPTALRPRALLATVRTHLSEPLLVRLFAIGLLLMSAFSAVYTVIGFRLVAEPFGLSAGLIGSVFVIYLVGTCSSSVTGPMVERLGRRGALYLAITTVTGGLLLSLVDNLATVLLSLVLITGGFFFGHAVASGSVSRAVTHGRAQASALYQVAYYLGNSAGGTLGAVIFHRAGWEGVVAFGLVALLTTAGITLYATGRARVVRRREAALA, encoded by the coding sequence ATGCCCACCGCAGCAGCCACGAAGGTGTCGGCCACCGCCGACCCCGCTCTAGTCCAGGCCCCGAGCCCTCACCCGAAGCCCACCCCGGCACCGACCACGACCGCGACCGTCCCGGCGACCCGCACCCCGGCCGCCGCCCCGGTCCCGCGCCTCCGCGTCAACCTGGCCCTCTTCGCCCTCGGCGTGGCCACCTTCGCGCTGCTGTTCTCCACCCAGGCACTCCTGCCCGACCTCGCCACCGCCTTCTCGGTGGCCCCGGGCCAGGCCAGTTGGACCATCTCGGCCACCACCATCGCCCTGGCCGCCGCCGTCCTGCCGCTGAGCGCGCTCAGCGAACGCTTCGGCCGCCAGCAGCTGATGACGGTCTCAGTGGCCGTCGCCGTGGCCCTGGCCCTGGTCATCCCCTTCGCCCCCGACCTCACCACGCTGATCGCCCTGCGCACCCTCCAGGGCGCGGCCATCGCCGGCATCCCGGCCTCCGCCGTCGCCTACCTCTCGGAGGAGCTGGACGCCCGCTCCACGGTCGGCGCGGTCGGCCTGTTCATCGCGGGCAACAGCGTGGGCGGCATGCTCGGCCGCATCCTCACCGGCTGGGTCGCCGAGGGCTGGGGCTGGCGCGCCGCGCTCGCCGCCGTCGCCGTCCTCGCGCTGGCCGCCGCCGTGCTCTACCGGCTGCTGCTGCCCCGGGCCCGCAACTTCACCCCCACCGCGCTGCGGCCCCGCGCCCTGCTCGCGACGGTGCGCACCCACCTGTCCGAGCCGCTGCTGGTGCGGCTGTTCGCGATCGGGCTGCTGCTGATGTCGGCGTTCAGCGCCGTCTACACGGTGATCGGCTTCCGGCTGGTGGCGGAGCCGTTCGGCCTGTCCGCCGGGCTCATCGGCTCGGTGTTCGTCATCTACCTGGTGGGCACCTGCTCCTCCTCGGTGACCGGCCCCATGGTCGAACGCCTCGGCCGGCGCGGCGCCCTCTACCTCGCCATCACCACCGTGACCGGCGGGCTGCTGCTGAGCCTGGTCGACAACCTGGCGACCGTGCTGCTCTCCCTGGTGCTGATCACCGGCGGCTTCTTCTTCGGCCACGCCGTCGCCTCCGGCTCGGTGAGCCGGGCCGTGACCCACGGGCGGGCGCAGGCCTCGGCGCTGTACCAGGTGGCGTACTACCTGGGCAACAGCGCGGGCGGCACGCTCGGCGCGGTCATCTTCCACCGGGCCGGCTGGGAGGGTGTGGTGGCCTTCGGTCTCGTCGCGCTGCTGACCACCGCGGGCATCACGCTGTACGCCACTGGGCGCGCCCGGGTGGTGCGCCGGCGCGAGGCCGCCCTCGCCTGA
- a CDS encoding LysR family transcriptional regulator: MSYPGNGKDIRVTSAGGGIAAGADVPPEAWAALLSPRLAQFAAVARHEHITQAARELGVPQSTLSRAMARLEADLGVALLARHGRNVSLTPAGRAFARSVERSLGEIGRAAEAVRADADPAAGKVAFGFLHTMGPETVPALIREFRVDHPRVRFALVQSYGEDMIERMRLGELDLCLTSPIPEAPDLVTRRLDEQRLFLVVPAGHRLANRKRVRLAEAADEPFVTLEPGYGLRKLTDVLCARAGFIPKIAFEGEEPETLRGLVAAGLGVALLPPPMVPRPTARDLVVTAPRAVREIGVAWLAGHPDTRPVADFKRFLLGRRGRFAGTGRMDPDPGREA, encoded by the coding sequence ATGTCATATCCGGGCAACGGAAAAGACATTCGTGTAACAAGCGCGGGCGGCGGTATCGCGGCGGGTGCCGACGTACCGCCCGAGGCGTGGGCCGCGCTGCTCAGCCCGCGCCTCGCCCAGTTCGCCGCCGTCGCCCGGCACGAGCACATCACCCAGGCCGCGCGCGAACTCGGCGTACCGCAGTCCACGCTCAGCCGTGCCATGGCCCGGCTGGAGGCCGACCTGGGGGTGGCGTTGCTCGCCCGGCACGGCCGCAACGTCAGCCTCACCCCGGCGGGCCGGGCCTTCGCCCGCTCCGTGGAGCGCTCGCTCGGCGAGATCGGCCGCGCGGCGGAGGCGGTGCGCGCGGACGCGGATCCGGCGGCCGGCAAGGTGGCGTTCGGGTTCCTGCACACCATGGGTCCGGAAACCGTACCCGCCCTCATCCGGGAGTTCCGCGTGGACCACCCCCGGGTGCGGTTCGCGCTCGTCCAGAGCTACGGCGAGGACATGATCGAGCGGATGCGGCTGGGCGAGCTGGACCTGTGCCTGACCTCCCCGATCCCCGAGGCCCCCGACCTGGTGACGCGGCGCCTGGACGAGCAGCGGCTGTTCCTGGTCGTACCGGCCGGGCACCGGCTCGCCAACCGCAAACGGGTGCGGCTGGCCGAGGCGGCGGACGAGCCCTTCGTCACCCTCGAACCCGGTTACGGACTGCGGAAGCTGACGGATGTGCTGTGCGCGCGGGCCGGGTTCATACCGAAGATCGCCTTCGAGGGGGAGGAGCCGGAGACGCTGCGCGGCCTGGTCGCCGCCGGGCTGGGGGTGGCGCTGCTGCCGCCGCCCATGGTGCCCCGGCCCACCGCCCGCGATCTGGTGGTGACGGCTCCCCGGGCGGTGCGCGAGATCGGTGTCGCCTGGCTGGCGGGGCACCCGGACACCCGTCCGGTCGCCGACTTCAAGCGGTTCCTGCTGGGGCGGCGCGGCCGGTTCGCGGGGACCGGCCGCATGGATCCGGACCCGGGGCGGGAGGCGTAG
- a CDS encoding adenosine deaminase, which yields MTQSSPSRHAPVPNREQILRAPKVLLHDHLDGGLRPATIVELAAEQGYDRLPATDPGKLAVWFREAADSGSLPRYLETFAHTCAVMQRRDALVRVAAECVEDLAADGVVYAEIRYAPEQHLEDGLTLEEVVEAVNEGFREGERRAAAAGHRIRTAALLTAMRHAARAFEIAELANRYRDRGVAGFDIAGAEAGFPPTRHLDAFEYLKRENNHFTIHAGEAFGLPSIWQALQWCGADRLGHGVRIIDDIEVGDDGAVRLGRLAAYVRDKRIPLEMCPTSNLQTGAATSYGEHPIGLLRRLRFRVTVNTDNRLMSDTSMSREFEHLVRTFQYSLDDLQWFTVNAMKSAFIPFDERLAMINEVIKPGYAALRSEWLFPSVSENPA from the coding sequence ATGACTCAGAGTTCTCCGTCCCGCCATGCCCCGGTGCCGAACCGGGAACAGATCCTGCGCGCCCCCAAGGTCCTGCTCCACGACCACCTCGACGGCGGGCTGCGCCCGGCCACCATCGTCGAACTCGCCGCCGAGCAGGGCTACGACCGGCTTCCGGCCACCGATCCCGGCAAGCTGGCGGTCTGGTTCCGCGAGGCGGCCGACTCCGGCTCGCTGCCGCGCTATCTGGAGACGTTCGCACACACCTGCGCCGTGATGCAGCGCCGGGACGCGCTCGTCCGGGTGGCGGCCGAATGCGTGGAAGACCTGGCGGCCGACGGGGTGGTATACGCGGAGATCCGGTACGCCCCCGAGCAGCATCTGGAGGACGGGCTCACCCTGGAGGAGGTCGTCGAGGCCGTCAACGAGGGGTTCCGGGAGGGTGAACGGCGCGCCGCCGCGGCCGGCCACCGCATCCGTACCGCCGCGCTGCTCACCGCCATGCGGCACGCCGCCCGCGCGTTCGAGATCGCCGAACTCGCCAACCGTTACCGCGATCGCGGCGTGGCCGGCTTCGACATCGCGGGCGCCGAGGCCGGGTTCCCGCCCACCCGTCACCTGGACGCGTTCGAGTACCTCAAGCGCGAGAACAACCACTTCACCATCCACGCGGGCGAGGCGTTCGGGCTGCCCTCGATCTGGCAGGCGCTCCAGTGGTGCGGCGCCGACCGGCTGGGCCACGGGGTGCGGATCATCGATGACATCGAGGTCGGCGACGACGGCGCGGTACGGCTCGGGCGGCTGGCGGCGTACGTCCGTGACAAGCGGATCCCGCTGGAGATGTGCCCGACCTCCAACCTCCAGACGGGGGCGGCGACCTCGTACGGCGAGCACCCCATCGGTCTGCTGCGGCGGCTGCGTTTCCGGGTGACGGTCAATACCGACAACCGGCTGATGAGCGATACGAGCATGAGCCGTGAATTCGAGCATCTCGTACGGACGTTCCAGTATTCGCTCGACGATCTTCAGTGGTTCACGGTGAATGCCATGAAGTCGGCGTTCATTCCTTTTGATGAACGTCTGGCGATGATCAACGAGGTGATCAAGCCGGGATATGCCGCACTACGCTCCGAGTGGCTGTTCCCATCCGTGTCGGAGAACCCTGCCTGA
- a CDS encoding VanZ family protein → MHRHHGGPAGLAKRESGHRGEIRDQKVDPRVRVVAFVLLTVYLAVVGWLMLRPRSVMWVSPPNLEPLATIRADLAAGPGQALRTIGTGLGVFAPLGVLLPLLGRRLGGTRFVSLFRTVFAAAMISLGIELMQSLEPTRVADVDSLLLNASGVTLTHLLCYGKLRDLLLRDTTPPSPSPRPEPDAVPAPIGSAAPFRRPEPRRGTAHRVGLAPGAR, encoded by the coding sequence GTGCACCGTCATCACGGCGGCCCGGCGGGGCTCGCCAAGCGCGAAAGCGGTCATCGCGGCGAGATCCGCGACCAGAAGGTCGACCCGAGGGTTCGGGTGGTGGCCTTCGTCCTGCTCACCGTGTACCTCGCCGTCGTGGGCTGGCTGATGCTGCGCCCGCGGTCCGTGATGTGGGTGTCACCGCCCAATCTGGAGCCGCTGGCCACCATCCGCGCCGACCTCGCGGCGGGGCCCGGGCAGGCGCTGCGCACCATCGGCACGGGCCTGGGTGTCTTCGCCCCGCTGGGGGTGCTGCTGCCGCTGCTGGGCCGGCGGCTGGGCGGCACCCGCTTCGTCTCGCTCTTCCGCACGGTGTTCGCGGCGGCGATGATCTCGCTCGGGATCGAACTCATGCAGTCGCTGGAACCCACCCGGGTCGCCGATGTGGACTCGCTGCTGCTGAACGCCTCCGGGGTCACCCTCACGCATCTGCTGTGCTACGGGAAGCTGCGGGATCTGCTGCTGCGCGACACCACTCCGCCCTCGCCGTCCCCGCGTCCCGAACCCGACGCCGTGCCGGCGCCGATCGGTTCGGCGGCGCCGTTCCGGCGGCCCGAGCCGCGGCGCGGTACGGCCCACCGGGTCGGACTCGCCCCCGGCGCGCGGTAG
- a CDS encoding ATP-binding protein, translating into MRPAAARQGRGRAVLPEADPHGARRGLPAGHSFVTRRARGRFIRSALRLTSLRLRLVTVFALVALVAAVSVSGIAYWLNRDAVLTRAQNSALKDFSQALGDGAGGLPEDPACEMLRDMGTIMTSGNQTYQVVLVDRGGEDGDCVIETAPKSFRLDMVPASLVDAVHQRREDTEAPYHLYWQRVEIDGDPYLIGGAQVIDGGPTGYLLASLIPERDDLNSLAWSLGIATALAVIGSALLAQAAATTVLRPVARLSNAAQRLGEGKLHTRLEERGADELAELSRTFNAAAESLERRVEDLRAREAASRRFVADMSHELRTPMTAITAVTDVLEEEVDSLDPMVAPAVQLVVSETRRLNSLVENLMEVTRFDAGTAKMVLDDVNIADQLTHCIDARAWLDAVELDADRTITARLDPRRLDVILANLIGNALKHGGGRSVRVSVREESDEALGRDDVVVEVADQGPGIPQEVLPHVFDRFYKASASRPRSEGSGLGLSIALENAHLHGGEISAANAPGGGAVFTLRLPRQPPSENDEDTDTDGGDDGDGGGAEGGRPGEERSR; encoded by the coding sequence CTGCGTCCAGCGGCTGCGCGCCAAGGTCGAGGACGTGCCGTCCTCCCCGAAGCTGATCCGCACGGTGCGCGGCGTGGGCTACCGGCTGGACACTCCTTCGTGACACGGCGCGCCAGGGGCAGGTTCATACGGAGCGCACTGCGGCTCACCTCGCTGCGACTGCGCCTGGTCACGGTGTTCGCCCTGGTGGCGCTGGTCGCCGCCGTGTCGGTGTCCGGCATCGCGTACTGGCTCAACCGCGACGCCGTCCTCACCCGCGCGCAGAACTCGGCCCTCAAGGACTTCTCCCAGGCGCTGGGCGACGGCGCGGGCGGGCTCCCCGAGGATCCCGCCTGCGAAATGCTGCGCGACATGGGCACGATCATGACCAGCGGCAACCAGACCTATCAGGTGGTGCTGGTCGACCGGGGCGGCGAGGACGGCGACTGCGTCATCGAGACCGCCCCCAAGAGCTTCCGGCTCGACATGGTGCCGGCTTCCCTCGTCGACGCGGTGCACCAGCGGCGCGAGGACACCGAAGCCCCGTACCACCTGTACTGGCAGCGGGTGGAGATCGACGGCGACCCGTATCTCATCGGCGGCGCGCAGGTCATCGACGGCGGCCCGACCGGCTACCTGCTGGCCTCCCTCATACCGGAGCGCGACGATCTCAACTCGCTCGCCTGGTCGCTGGGCATCGCCACCGCGCTGGCCGTCATCGGCTCGGCGCTGCTCGCCCAGGCCGCCGCCACCACGGTGCTGCGGCCCGTGGCCCGGCTGAGCAACGCGGCGCAGCGGCTGGGCGAGGGCAAGCTGCACACCCGTCTCGAGGAGCGCGGCGCGGACGAACTGGCGGAGCTGTCCCGTACGTTCAACGCCGCCGCGGAGTCCCTGGAGCGCCGGGTGGAGGATCTGCGGGCCCGGGAGGCCGCCAGCCGCCGCTTCGTCGCCGACATGTCGCACGAACTGCGCACCCCGATGACCGCGATCACCGCCGTCACCGATGTGCTGGAGGAAGAGGTCGACAGCCTCGACCCGATGGTCGCCCCGGCCGTCCAGCTGGTGGTGAGCGAGACCCGCCGCCTCAACAGCCTGGTCGAGAACCTGATGGAGGTCACCCGCTTCGACGCGGGCACCGCCAAGATGGTCCTGGACGACGTCAACATCGCCGATCAGCTCACCCACTGCATCGACGCCCGCGCCTGGCTGGACGCCGTCGAGCTGGACGCCGACCGCACGATCACCGCCCGGCTCGACCCGCGCCGCCTGGATGTCATCCTCGCCAATCTGATCGGCAACGCCCTCAAGCACGGCGGCGGCCGGTCGGTACGCGTCTCGGTGCGCGAGGAGAGCGACGAGGCGCTGGGCCGTGACGATGTCGTGGTGGAGGTCGCCGACCAGGGGCCCGGCATCCCGCAGGAGGTGCTGCCACACGTCTTCGACCGCTTCTACAAGGCGAGCGCGTCGCGACCGCGCTCCGAGGGCAGCGGTCTTGGGCTGTCGATCGCGCTGGAGAACGCCCATCTGCACGGCGGCGAGATCTCGGCGGCGAACGCCCCGGGCGGCGGTGCGGTGTTCACCCTGCGGCTGCCGCGCCAGCCCCCCAGTGAGAACGACGAGGACACGGACACCGACGGCGGGGACGACGGGGATGGCGGCGGCGCCGAGGGCGGCCGTCCGGGAGAGGAACGCAGCAGGTGA
- a CDS encoding response regulator transcription factor, whose translation MAFLLLIEDDEAVRTALEMSLSRQGHRVVTAATGEDGLTLLREQRPDLIVLDVNLPGIDGFEVCRRIRRTDQLPIILLTARSDDIDVVVGLESGADDYVVKPVQGRVLDARIRAVMRRGERESHDAATFGAIVIDRAAMTVTKNGEDLQLTPTELRLLLELSRRPGQALSRQQLLRLVWEHDYLGDSRLVDACVQRLRAKVEDVPSSPKLIRTVRGVGYRLDTPS comes from the coding sequence GTGGCTTTCCTGTTGCTGATCGAGGACGACGAGGCGGTACGTACCGCCCTGGAGATGAGCCTGTCCCGCCAGGGGCACCGGGTGGTGACCGCCGCGACGGGCGAGGACGGCCTGACCCTGCTGCGGGAACAGCGGCCCGATCTCATCGTTCTGGACGTCAACCTGCCCGGAATCGACGGTTTTGAGGTCTGTCGTCGCATTCGCCGCACCGACCAGCTGCCCATCATCCTGCTCACCGCGCGCAGCGACGACATCGATGTCGTCGTCGGCCTCGAATCGGGCGCCGACGACTACGTGGTCAAACCCGTCCAGGGCCGGGTGCTGGACGCCCGGATCCGCGCCGTCATGCGACGCGGCGAGCGCGAGTCCCACGACGCGGCCACCTTCGGCGCCATCGTCATCGACCGCGCCGCCATGACCGTCACCAAGAACGGCGAGGACCTCCAGCTCACCCCCACCGAGCTGCGGCTCCTGCTCGAACTCAGCCGCCGCCCCGGTCAGGCGCTGTCCCGGCAGCAACTGCTGCGCCTGGTGTGGGAACACGACTACCTCGGTGACTCCCGGCTGGTGGACGCCTGCGTCCAGCGGCTGCGCGCCAAGGTCGAGGACGTGCCGTCCTCCCCGAAGCTGATCCGCACGGTGCGCGGCGTGGGCTACCGGCTGGACACTCCTTCGTGA
- a CDS encoding SigE family RNA polymerase sigma factor produces MSALHSISNTAVIGTTRARTSVVPVRCDVTGNTSSGAANRLGGHRGTGHARPAHLSAVDAVGGKTGETGGNGGTVRGARREGVTEAEFTAYVRERRASLYATAYHLTGDRHEAEDLLQSALLSTYRAWERITDKAAVGGYLRRTMTNLHISAWRRRKLNEYPTEELPESPGEYDTMRGTELRTVLWQALARLPEQQRTMLVLRYYEGQTDPEIAETLNISVGTVKSSIWRTLRRLREDRSLNMGRDVEESFGELVA; encoded by the coding sequence ATGAGCGCACTGCACAGCATCAGCAACACGGCAGTCATCGGTACGACGCGCGCTCGCACCTCCGTGGTTCCCGTGCGGTGCGACGTGACGGGGAACACGTCGTCCGGCGCCGCGAACAGGCTGGGGGGCCATCGCGGCACCGGTCATGCGCGTCCGGCGCACCTCAGTGCGGTGGACGCGGTGGGGGGGAAGACGGGGGAGACCGGGGGGAACGGGGGAACCGTGCGGGGAGCGCGGCGCGAGGGGGTCACGGAGGCGGAGTTCACCGCCTACGTGCGAGAGCGCCGCGCCTCCCTGTACGCCACCGCCTACCACCTCACCGGTGACCGGCACGAGGCGGAGGACCTGCTCCAGAGCGCGCTGCTGTCCACGTACCGCGCCTGGGAGCGGATCACCGACAAGGCGGCGGTCGGCGGCTACCTGCGCCGCACCATGACCAACCTGCACATCAGCGCGTGGCGCCGCCGCAAGCTGAACGAGTACCCGACCGAGGAACTGCCCGAGTCCCCCGGCGAGTACGACACGATGCGCGGCACCGAACTGCGCACCGTGCTGTGGCAGGCGCTGGCGCGGCTGCCCGAACAGCAGCGCACCATGCTGGTGCTGCGCTACTACGAGGGTCAGACCGACCCGGAGATCGCGGAGACGCTGAACATCAGCGTCGGCACCGTCAAGAGCAGCATCTGGCGCACCCTGCGCCGGCTGCGCGAGGACCGCTCGCTGAACATGGGGCGGGACGTGGAGGAGTCCTTCGGCGAGCTGGTGGCCTGA
- a CDS encoding uridine kinase family protein, with amino-acid sequence MTVTPQTPPIPPTSQADPEPGPRARVILLTGPSGSGKSRLAVRSGLPVLRLDDFYKEGTDPTVPPLPDGSGTDWDDPASWNADAALDAVRRLCAAGSATVPVYDISTSALTGSAPLDLGGAPLFIAEGIFAAEISERCRREGLAADTLCLRNRPLTTFRRRLTRDVRESRKSLVFLLRRGWKLMRAEGRIVARHVEQGAHPCGRDEARARIARLSGATV; translated from the coding sequence GTGACCGTTACGCCGCAGACGCCGCCGATACCCCCCACGTCGCAGGCGGATCCGGAGCCCGGACCCCGGGCCCGGGTCATCCTGCTGACCGGCCCCTCCGGATCCGGGAAGTCCCGGCTCGCCGTACGCTCCGGGCTCCCGGTGCTGCGGCTCGACGACTTCTACAAGGAGGGCACGGACCCCACCGTGCCGCCGCTGCCCGACGGCTCCGGCACGGACTGGGACGACCCCGCCTCGTGGAACGCCGACGCGGCGCTGGACGCGGTGCGCCGGCTGTGCGCGGCGGGCAGCGCCACCGTCCCGGTGTACGACATCTCCACCTCCGCGCTCACCGGCAGCGCGCCGCTCGACCTGGGCGGCGCGCCGCTGTTCATCGCGGAAGGGATCTTCGCGGCGGAGATCAGCGAGCGGTGCCGGCGCGAGGGCCTGGCGGCGGACACCCTGTGTCTGCGCAACCGGCCGCTGACCACCTTCCGGCGCCGGCTGACGCGCGATGTGCGGGAGTCCCGCAAGTCGCTGGTGTTCCTGCTGCGGCGCGGCTGGAAGCTCATGCGGGCGGAGGGCCGGATCGTGGCCCGGCACGTGGAGCAGGGGGCCCACCCGTGCGGCCGGGACGAGGCCCGCGCGCGCATCGCGCGGCTGAGCGGCGCGACGGTCTAA
- a CDS encoding aldehyde dehydrogenase family protein, with protein MSDRSDKKKTAKAAPAPARLSVLKTYKLFVGGKFPRSESGRVYEVTDSRGGWLANAPQSSRKDARDAVVAARKAFAGWSGATAYNRGQVLYRVAEMLTGRREQFAAEVADAEGLSVEAALAAVDAAADRWVWYAGWTDKIAQIAGGANPVAGPFFNLSVPEPTGVVAVLAPQKSSLLGLVSVLAPVIAGGNTAVVVTSAAAPLPALSFAEVLATSDVPGGVVNILSGDTAELGVPLAAHQDVNAIDLTGAGGDAELATQLETAAADNLKRVLRPADEDWTADPGTGRLLTFLETKTVWHPIGV; from the coding sequence ATGTCTGACAGGTCCGACAAGAAGAAGACCGCGAAGGCGGCGCCGGCTCCCGCGCGGCTGAGCGTGCTCAAGACCTACAAGCTGTTCGTCGGGGGCAAGTTCCCCCGCTCCGAGAGCGGACGGGTGTACGAGGTGACCGACTCCCGCGGCGGCTGGCTGGCCAACGCCCCCCAGTCCTCCCGCAAGGACGCCCGCGACGCGGTGGTCGCCGCCCGCAAGGCGTTCGCCGGATGGTCCGGCGCGACCGCCTACAACCGGGGCCAGGTGCTGTACCGGGTCGCCGAGATGCTGACCGGGCGGCGCGAGCAGTTCGCCGCCGAGGTCGCCGACGCCGAGGGGCTGTCGGTGGAGGCGGCGCTGGCGGCGGTGGACGCCGCCGCCGACCGCTGGGTCTGGTACGCGGGCTGGACCGACAAGATCGCCCAGATCGCCGGGGGCGCCAACCCGGTGGCCGGGCCGTTCTTCAACCTCTCGGTGCCCGAGCCCACCGGAGTGGTCGCCGTCCTGGCTCCGCAGAAGTCCTCGTTGCTGGGCCTGGTGTCCGTGCTGGCGCCGGTGATCGCGGGCGGCAACACGGCCGTGGTGGTGACCAGTGCCGCCGCGCCGCTGCCCGCGCTGTCGTTCGCCGAGGTGCTGGCCACCTCCGACGTACCGGGCGGGGTCGTCAACATCCTCTCCGGCGACACGGCGGAGCTGGGTGTGCCGCTGGCGGCGCACCAGGACGTCAACGCGATCGATCTGACCGGCGCGGGCGGTGACGCCGAGCTGGCCACCCAGCTGGAGACGGCGGCGGCCGACAACCTCAAGCGCGTGCTGCGGCCCGCCGACGAGGACTGGACGGCCGACCCGGGCACCGGGCGGCTGCTGACGTTCCTGGAAACGAAGACCGTCTGGCACCCCATCGGCGTCTGA
- a CDS encoding aldehyde dehydrogenase family protein, giving the protein MSIFAYAPAPESRAVVDIAPSYGLFIDGEFRPAAEDKVFPTHSPATEERLSEVAHAGAADVDAAVRAARTAFGPWSALPGAERAKYLFRIARLIQERSRELAVLESLDNGKPIRESRDTDLPQAAAHFFYYAGWADKLRYAGFGPDPRPVGVAGQVIPWNFPLLMLAWKVAPALATGNTVVLKPAETTPLSALFFADICRQAGLPRGVVNILTGDGSTGAELVAHPGIDKVAFTGSTEVGRAIARTVAGTHKRLTLELGGKAANIVFDDAPIDQAVEGIVNGIFFNQGHVCCAGSRLLVQESIQEELLDALKRRMETLRVGDPLDKNTDIGAINSAEQLARIRELAAAGEAEGAGRWQPASCELPSQGYWFAPTLFTEVQQSHRIAREEIFGPVLSVLTFRTPEEAVAKANNTPYGLSAGIWTEKGSRILSVADKLRAGVVWANTFNKFDPASPFGGYKESGFGREGGRHGLEAYLNV; this is encoded by the coding sequence ATGAGCATCTTCGCGTACGCACCCGCGCCCGAGTCGCGCGCCGTCGTCGACATCGCACCCTCCTACGGCCTGTTCATCGACGGCGAGTTCCGGCCCGCCGCCGAGGACAAGGTCTTCCCCACCCACTCCCCCGCCACGGAGGAGCGGCTCTCCGAGGTCGCCCACGCCGGGGCGGCGGACGTGGACGCGGCGGTACGGGCCGCCCGCACCGCCTTCGGCCCCTGGTCGGCGCTGCCCGGCGCCGAACGCGCCAAATACCTCTTCCGCATAGCGCGCCTGATCCAGGAGCGCTCGCGCGAACTGGCCGTCCTGGAGTCGCTCGACAACGGCAAGCCGATCCGGGAGTCCCGCGACACCGATCTCCCGCAGGCCGCCGCGCACTTCTTCTACTACGCGGGCTGGGCGGACAAGCTGCGGTACGCGGGCTTCGGACCCGACCCCCGCCCGGTGGGGGTCGCGGGCCAGGTCATCCCGTGGAACTTCCCGCTGCTGATGCTGGCCTGGAAGGTCGCGCCCGCGCTGGCCACCGGCAACACGGTCGTCCTCAAGCCGGCCGAGACGACCCCGCTGTCGGCGCTGTTCTTCGCCGACATCTGCCGCCAGGCCGGACTGCCGCGCGGTGTCGTCAACATCCTCACCGGGGACGGCTCCACCGGCGCCGAGCTGGTCGCCCACCCCGGCATCGACAAGGTGGCCTTCACCGGATCGACGGAGGTCGGGCGGGCCATCGCCCGTACGGTCGCCGGCACCCACAAGCGGCTCACCCTCGAACTGGGCGGCAAGGCCGCGAACATCGTCTTCGACGACGCGCCCATCGACCAGGCGGTCGAGGGCATCGTCAACGGCATCTTCTTCAACCAGGGCCATGTGTGCTGCGCCGGATCGCGGCTGCTGGTCCAGGAGTCGATCCAGGAGGAGCTGCTGGACGCCCTCAAGCGGCGCATGGAGACGCTGCGGGTGGGCGACCCGCTGGACAAGAACACCGACATCGGCGCCATCAACTCCGCCGAGCAGCTGGCCCGCATCCGGGAGCTGGCGGCGGCCGGTGAGGCGGAGGGCGCCGGTCGCTGGCAGCCCGCCTCGTGCGAACTGCCCTCCCAGGGCTACTGGTTCGCGCCGACGCTGTTCACCGAGGTCCAGCAGTCGCACCGCATCGCCCGCGAGGAGATCTTCGGCCCGGTGCTGTCGGTGCTGACCTTCCGCACCCCCGAGGAGGCGGTGGCCAAGGCGAACAACACCCCGTACGGGCTGTCCGCCGGCATCTGGACGGAGAAGGGCTCGCGGATCCTGTCGGTGGCCGACAAGCTGCGGGCGGGCGTCGTCTGGGCCAACACGTTCAACAAGTTCGATCCCGCGTCGCCGTTCGGCGGCTACAAGGAGTCCGGCTTCGGGCGCGAGGGCGGCCGGCACGGGCTGGAGGCGTACCTCAATGTCTGA